The following proteins come from a genomic window of Phnomibacter ginsenosidimutans:
- a CDS encoding alpha-2-macroglobulin family protein has translation MTITNTTNKTASINAKLLTTAGVQVAGSNTATTSIEGKREGRVLFKLFAPASIGTANIKVEINGLGEQFLDETDISIRPASTLQKLNGAQVIPANTAQVLRMNTLDFIPQSLNYTLTVSRNPLLELGGQLQYLVQYPFGCTEQTVSVAFPQLYFSDLSDMVHTQKGLQKSANENVAEAIRKIKMRQLYNGGVTLWDNESQESWWTTAYAAHFLVEAKKAGYEVDRSLLETMLNYLNNKLRNKELVAYFYNRNLQKKIAPKEVAYSLYVLSLAGRPAVAAMNYYKTNQKDLALDSRYLLSAAYTLAGDKASAKALLPGSFAGEEAVASTGGSFYSDIRDEAVALNALIDAEPTNTQVGVMARHVAAKLKGRSWYTTQECAFGFVALGKIARKSGATNATAVVTVGGKQVGMMSGAPLQLTKAQLNSTNIQITSKGNGNIYAWWQTQGISASGAYKEEDSYLKVRRSFYDRFGRPVSSNSFKQNDLIVVKLTLEKTYSGTIDNVVLTDILPAGFEIENSRIKELPGNEWIKDASNPLHTDIRDDRIHFFTNLNGRQTFYYTVRAVSPGTFTIGPASADAMYNGEYHSYHGAGTIKIVQ, from the coding sequence GTGACCATAACAAACACCACCAACAAAACGGCCAGCATCAATGCAAAGTTGTTAACTACAGCCGGAGTACAAGTCGCAGGCAGCAATACTGCCACTACGAGCATCGAAGGCAAACGGGAAGGTCGTGTGTTGTTTAAGTTGTTTGCACCAGCTTCCATTGGTACCGCCAACATTAAAGTTGAAATAAACGGACTGGGTGAACAATTCCTGGATGAAACAGATATCAGTATTCGTCCGGCCTCTACTTTGCAAAAGCTGAATGGTGCACAAGTCATTCCTGCCAACACTGCACAAGTGTTGCGTATGAATACATTGGATTTTATTCCACAGAGTTTGAACTATACGCTGACTGTGAGTCGCAATCCTTTGCTGGAGTTGGGTGGACAGTTGCAATACCTTGTTCAGTATCCTTTTGGTTGTACGGAGCAAACAGTGTCGGTGGCATTTCCGCAATTGTATTTTTCCGACTTATCGGATATGGTGCATACACAAAAAGGGTTGCAGAAAAGTGCGAACGAAAATGTGGCCGAAGCCATTCGCAAAATAAAAATGCGCCAGCTGTACAACGGCGGCGTTACACTATGGGATAATGAAAGCCAGGAAAGCTGGTGGACAACTGCATACGCCGCTCATTTTTTGGTAGAAGCCAAAAAAGCCGGCTACGAAGTAGACAGAAGTTTGCTGGAAACCATGCTCAATTATCTCAACAATAAACTGCGCAACAAAGAGCTGGTGGCTTATTTCTACAACCGCAATTTGCAAAAGAAAATTGCGCCCAAAGAAGTAGCATATAGCTTATATGTTTTGTCATTGGCAGGAAGACCTGCCGTGGCTGCTATGAACTATTACAAAACCAATCAAAAGGATTTGGCGTTGGATAGTCGCTACTTATTGTCGGCGGCATACACGCTGGCTGGCGATAAGGCTTCCGCTAAAGCATTGCTACCCGGAAGCTTTGCCGGAGAAGAAGCCGTAGCCAGCACCGGCGGTAGTTTTTACAGTGATATACGTGATGAAGCCGTGGCGCTGAATGCATTGATAGATGCAGAGCCAACCAACACGCAAGTGGGTGTAATGGCCAGGCATGTAGCAGCCAAACTCAAAGGCCGCAGCTGGTACACTACGCAGGAATGTGCGTTTGGTTTTGTGGCTTTGGGTAAAATAGCCCGTAAATCTGGCGCTACTAACGCAACTGCAGTGGTGACCGTAGGCGGTAAGCAAGTAGGTATGATGAGTGGTGCTCCATTGCAACTCACCAAGGCACAATTGAACAGCACCAACATTCAAATTACCAGCAAAGGCAATGGTAATATTTATGCATGGTGGCAAACGCAAGGCATCAGTGCCAGTGGCGCTTACAAAGAGGAAGACAGTTACTTGAAAGTGCGTCGTAGTTTTTACGACCGTTTTGGAAGACCTGTGAGTAGTAACAGCTTTAAACAAAATGATTTGATTGTGGTGAAGCTTACGTTGGAAAAAACATACAGCGGCACTATTGACAACGTTGTGTTGACAGATATTTTGCCAGCCGGTTTTGAAATTGAAAACAGTCGCATTAAAGAATTGCCCGGCAACGAGTGGATAAAAGATGCCAGCAATCCGCTGCATACCGATATCCGAGACGACCGCATTCATTTCTTTACCAACCTCAACGGACGCCAAACATTTTACTACACGGTAAGGGCTGTGTCACCCGGTACATTTACCATTGGCCCTGCCAGCGCCGATGCCATGTACAATGGCGAGTACCATTCTTATCACGGGGCTGGAACCATCAAAATTGTGCAGTAA
- the pbpC gene encoding penicillin-binding protein 1C, with the protein MFSYAPSFFSAANTANNHAASLPAWQRRGWKMLRWIAALFLLFMSINVLFPPPDLPAYSTIITDNKGQVIHAYLTPDEKWRMKTELHEISPLLQQTIVHKEDRWFYYHPGINPVAVGRALVKNIMRGRVTSGASTITMQVVRLLEPRPRNLWSKAIETIRALQLEWRYSKSEILQLYLNLVPMGGNIEGIKSASWLYFNKNPDHLSLAEITALSIIPNRPTSLRMGRNNALIVSERNRWLQQFEKDGLYPHTDIADAIAEPLTATRLPVPRMAPHLSQRLRNSGQAMVQSTLNSELQLKTEKLVADYVRPLRIYNIHHAAVVIINNQTHAVEAYIGSADFTDTIDGGQVNGAAAVRQPGSTLKPLLYGLCIDAGMLTPKMRINDVASNFGGYVPENYDQQFNGAVSMEYALSHSLNIPAVKMLHRLGKEKMVAALVKARFNQIAKDEKKLGLSMILGGCGTTLEELTGLFSAFATEGLYHAPRYQVQDSSQRPSRILSSGASYMLHEILSNIERPDFPVHWQATGALPRIAWKTGTSYGRRDAWSIGYNTKYTVGVWVGNFSGQGIPELSGASIATPLLFRIFNSIDYDNDKNWFRMPATMDSRMVCADSGLPPAEHCQHVTTDFFLPLISPAAVCNAEKEVMISADERISYCVNCVPANGFKRKWYKEAAPELQAYFDQRQIAYERIPPHNPQCQRVFSGNGPTIVSPDNRAEYFIEKSQPEPIMLRCQAEADVARVYWYINNRFYKAALPGEAVFLPPKRGR; encoded by the coding sequence TTGTTTTCTTATGCTCCGTCGTTTTTTTCTGCTGCGAATACTGCTAACAACCATGCTGCCTCACTACCAGCCTGGCAGCGGCGTGGTTGGAAAATGCTTCGCTGGATAGCAGCTTTGTTTTTATTGTTCATGAGCATCAATGTGCTGTTTCCACCACCCGATTTGCCTGCCTACAGCACCATCATTACCGACAACAAAGGCCAGGTGATTCATGCCTACCTCACCCCCGACGAAAAGTGGCGCATGAAAACAGAGTTGCACGAAATTTCGCCCCTGCTGCAACAAACCATTGTACACAAAGAAGATCGCTGGTTTTATTATCACCCGGGCATCAATCCCGTAGCTGTTGGTCGTGCTTTGGTAAAAAATATAATGCGAGGTCGTGTTACCTCTGGTGCATCCACCATTACCATGCAAGTGGTACGCCTGCTCGAACCCAGGCCCCGCAACCTGTGGAGCAAAGCCATTGAAACCATCCGGGCTTTGCAACTGGAATGGCGGTACAGCAAATCAGAAATATTGCAGCTCTACCTCAATCTGGTGCCCATGGGTGGCAATATTGAAGGCATCAAATCGGCATCGTGGTTGTACTTCAATAAAAACCCCGACCACCTGAGTTTGGCAGAAATAACGGCGCTGAGCATCATCCCTAACCGGCCCACCAGCTTACGGATGGGGCGCAACAATGCATTGATTGTAAGCGAACGCAACCGCTGGCTGCAACAGTTTGAAAAAGATGGCTTGTACCCCCACACCGATATTGCCGATGCCATAGCAGAACCACTCACAGCCACCCGATTGCCCGTACCCCGAATGGCCCCCCACTTATCGCAACGGCTACGCAATAGCGGACAGGCCATGGTGCAGTCTACCCTCAACAGTGAGCTGCAACTAAAAACAGAAAAGCTGGTGGCGGATTATGTACGGCCATTGCGCATCTACAACATTCATCATGCGGCGGTGGTTATCATCAACAATCAAACGCATGCGGTAGAGGCCTACATTGGTTCGGCTGATTTTACTGATACCATTGATGGTGGTCAGGTAAATGGTGCTGCAGCCGTTCGCCAGCCGGGCAGCACCCTCAAACCACTACTCTACGGACTTTGTATTGATGCAGGCATGCTGACACCCAAAATGCGCATCAACGATGTGGCCAGCAACTTTGGTGGCTACGTCCCCGAAAACTATGATCAGCAATTCAATGGTGCGGTAAGCATGGAGTATGCGTTGTCGCATTCGCTAAACATACCTGCCGTAAAAATGCTGCATCGGTTGGGTAAAGAAAAAATGGTTGCTGCCTTGGTAAAAGCCCGTTTCAACCAAATAGCCAAAGACGAAAAAAAACTCGGACTGAGCATGATATTGGGCGGCTGTGGCACCACGCTGGAAGAACTCACGGGTTTGTTTAGCGCCTTTGCTACGGAGGGTTTGTACCATGCACCACGTTATCAAGTACAGGACAGCAGCCAACGGCCCAGCCGCATCCTCAGCAGTGGTGCCAGCTATATGCTTCACGAAATACTCAGCAATATTGAACGCCCAGATTTTCCGGTACACTGGCAAGCCACCGGTGCCCTGCCCCGCATTGCCTGGAAAACCGGCACCAGCTATGGCCGCCGCGATGCATGGAGCATTGGCTACAACACAAAATATACTGTGGGTGTATGGGTGGGCAATTTTAGCGGACAAGGCATACCCGAACTCAGCGGTGCCAGCATTGCCACCCCGTTGTTGTTTCGCATTTTCAACAGCATTGACTACGACAATGATAAAAACTGGTTTCGCATGCCTGCAACCATGGATAGCCGCATGGTTTGCGCCGACAGTGGATTGCCTCCGGCAGAACATTGCCAACATGTAACCACCGATTTTTTTCTGCCGCTCATTTCACCAGCAGCAGTGTGCAATGCAGAAAAAGAAGTGATGATATCAGCCGATGAGAGAATAAGCTACTGTGTGAATTGCGTTCCTGCTAATGGTTTTAAAAGAAAATGGTACAAGGAAGCTGCACCAGAATTGCAAGCCTATTTCGACCAAAGGCAAATAGCATATGAAAGAATACCGCCGCACAATCCGCAGTGCCAGCGGGTATTTAGCGGCAACGGGCCCACCATTGTATCGCCCGACAACAGAGCAGAGTATTTCATTGAAAAATCGCAGCCCGAACCCATTATGCTGCGCTGCCAGGCAGAGGCCGATGTAGCAAGGGTTTACTGGTACATCAACAATCGTTTTTACAAAGCCGCCTTGCCCGGCGAAGCTGTGTTTTTGCCCCCGAAGCGGGGCAGGTAA
- a CDS encoding AAA family ATPase, with product MEEMFESRTDLSRLSEAVSQMRGAIGRVVVGQAEMVDLMIAGLLCDGHLLIEGVPGVAKTLSAKLLSRSIAVPFSRLQFTPDLMPSDVLGTSVFNPQNMQFQFKPGPVFSNIVLIDEINRAPAKTQSALFEVMEERQVTVDGQTYPMQEPFIVVATQNPVEQEGTYRLPEAQLDRFLFKINVGYPTVQEEVQILQQQQHQSAAELLQEVQPVLNAGDIACFRSLVRQMVVQPKLLEFIASIIASTRNNPSLYLGASPRASLAILKAAKAMAAIRARDFVLPEDILGIVPHVLRHRIILSPEKEMEGFTADDMVQQLLEKVEVPR from the coding sequence ATGGAAGAAATGTTTGAAAGCAGAACGGATTTAAGCAGACTGAGCGAAGCCGTATCACAGATGCGGGGTGCTATCGGCAGGGTAGTTGTAGGCCAGGCAGAAATGGTTGACCTTATGATTGCCGGTTTGCTGTGCGACGGTCACTTGCTGATTGAAGGTGTACCCGGTGTGGCCAAAACCTTGTCTGCCAAGTTGCTGTCCCGTAGCATTGCGGTGCCATTTAGTCGCCTGCAGTTTACGCCCGACCTCATGCCGAGTGATGTGTTGGGTACTTCGGTATTCAATCCGCAAAACATGCAGTTTCAGTTTAAGCCCGGCCCTGTGTTTTCAAATATTGTACTGATTGATGAAATCAACCGTGCCCCGGCCAAAACACAATCGGCTTTGTTTGAAGTAATGGAGGAACGTCAGGTGACAGTGGATGGCCAAACCTATCCTATGCAAGAGCCATTTATTGTAGTGGCTACGCAAAACCCGGTAGAGCAGGAAGGTACTTACCGCTTGCCCGAAGCACAACTTGACCGTTTCTTGTTTAAAATAAATGTGGGCTACCCAACGGTACAGGAAGAAGTGCAGATTTTGCAACAGCAACAACACCAGAGTGCCGCTGAATTGTTGCAGGAAGTACAACCCGTGTTGAACGCCGGCGATATCGCTTGCTTCCGTTCGCTGGTACGACAAATGGTGGTGCAGCCTAAGTTGCTGGAGTTTATTGCAAGCATTATTGCCAGCACCCGCAATAATCCTTCATTGTATCTCGGTGCATCTCCCCGTGCATCGTTGGCCATTTTGAAAGCTGCCAAAGCCATGGCAGCAATACGTGCCCGTGATTTTGTATTGCCCGAAGATATTTTGGGCATTGTGCCGCATGTGTTACGGCATCGTATCATTCTTTCACCAGAAAAAGAAATGGAAGGCTTTACCGCAGATGATATGGTACAGCAGTTGTTGGAGAAAGTGGAAGTGCCGAGGTAA
- a CDS encoding MFS transporter has translation MQEEYIYRSDDYIAMTVQQPPKYILPVIVLAQFLCTSLWFAGNAVMRPLSQELHLDADFVAHLTSSVQLGFITGTLLFAILAIADRFSPATVFMLSAICAGIFNLGMSITDLQPMQVLLFRFFTGFFLAGIYPVGMKIAADYFQQGLGKSLGFLVGALVVGTAFPHLLSNMLQGVPWRYVLYCTTTLAIIGGVGMWLLVPDGPHRSKPQQFSFGAFAAGFRQPHFRQAALGYFGHMWELYAFWAFVPVMLQYYNSTHPQSKIDVPLFAFVIIASGGLACVVAGYLSQSFGTANIASKALLLSCCCCLVSPLLLQQPSTIALLIFLWLWGLFVIADSPLFSSLVAQHAPAQSKGSALTIVNSIGFAITIVSIQTLHFFSDKLPLTFVYMLLAIGPILGLLALRKRITT, from the coding sequence GTGCAGGAAGAATATATTTATCGTTCAGATGACTACATTGCCATGACTGTACAACAGCCGCCGAAATACATTTTGCCCGTGATTGTGCTGGCACAATTTCTCTGTACATCCTTATGGTTTGCAGGCAATGCAGTGATGCGCCCCCTTAGCCAAGAGCTACACCTCGATGCAGATTTTGTAGCACACCTTACCAGCAGTGTACAATTGGGTTTCATTACGGGTACATTGCTGTTTGCCATACTGGCCATTGCTGATCGCTTTTCACCGGCTACTGTTTTTATGCTGAGTGCTATTTGTGCTGGCATCTTCAACTTAGGCATGAGCATTACAGATTTGCAACCCATGCAAGTATTGTTGTTTAGATTTTTCACCGGCTTTTTTCTCGCAGGCATTTATCCTGTAGGCATGAAAATAGCTGCCGATTATTTTCAGCAGGGCTTGGGAAAATCGTTGGGCTTTTTGGTTGGTGCATTAGTTGTGGGCACTGCTTTTCCGCATTTACTTAGCAACATGTTGCAAGGCGTTCCATGGCGATATGTATTGTATTGTACCACTACCCTTGCCATCATTGGCGGAGTAGGCATGTGGTTGTTGGTACCCGATGGCCCGCACCGCAGTAAGCCACAACAATTTTCGTTCGGTGCTTTTGCTGCTGGCTTTCGACAGCCGCATTTCCGGCAGGCAGCACTCGGCTATTTTGGCCACATGTGGGAGCTGTATGCATTTTGGGCTTTTGTACCAGTGATGTTGCAGTATTACAACAGCACTCACCCGCAAAGCAAGATAGATGTACCGCTGTTTGCATTTGTGATTATTGCTTCTGGCGGATTGGCTTGTGTAGTGGCAGGATATTTATCTCAATCATTTGGCACTGCCAACATTGCCAGCAAGGCGTTGTTACTTTCCTGTTGCTGCTGCTTAGTTTCTCCACTACTATTGCAACAACCTTCAACAATTGCATTGCTGATTTTTCTATGGTTGTGGGGATTGTTTGTGATAGCTGATTCACCGTTGTTTTCATCGTTGGTAGCGCAACATGCACCCGCACAATCAAAAGGATCGGCACTCACCATTGTCAACAGCATTGGCTTTGCTATTACCATTGTGAGTATTCAAACCCTTCACTTTTTTTCGGATAAATTACCACTGACATTCGTATACATGCTACTGGCCATCGGACCCATACTGGGTTTACTGGCACTGCGTAAAAGAATCACTACATAA
- a CDS encoding glycosyl hydrolase produces MCLTDSNRVKLFQTGWYYGWSFNRPSFGPLQYVPMTWGKGAAIDDNARYLIERNDIDHLLSFNEPDNSSQSNVPVDTAVARYKTMLKTGLRLFSPACTQDQGIWCWQMANRIHEQNTKSTCSY; encoded by the coding sequence GTGTGCCTGACCGACTCTAACAGGGTCAAACTTTTTCAAACAGGTTGGTATTATGGCTGGAGTTTCAACAGGCCTTCATTTGGTCCGTTGCAATACGTGCCTATGACCTGGGGTAAAGGCGCTGCCATTGATGACAATGCCAGGTATTTGATTGAACGAAACGATATCGATCATCTCTTGTCATTCAACGAACCCGACAACAGCAGTCAGTCGAATGTGCCGGTGGATACGGCTGTGGCACGATATAAAACAATGCTCAAAACTGGGTTGCGTTTGTTCTCGCCGGCATGTACACAAGATCAGGGCATTTGGTGCTGGCAAATGGCAAACAGAATTCATGAGCAAAATACAAAGTCAACGTGTTCGTATTGA
- a CDS encoding alpha-2-macroglobulin family protein has protein sequence MNRFSAASLRWMMALLFVSAAIWSCNRNAVSLSYTNARDEVPQLGNLTFRFSAPLATDSMLNQWDSTEYVSFSPKIRGRFRWESRDQLVFSPAEPLPPASSFTASLNKVLLKRTDFTSIEEDDELTFKTADLKLENTHAFWTLPDGAAAAIPQIDLYFNYNVDPKALMDKLTAELDGNNVEVELITVSNESKVSVRLRNVKPEDKDLALQLSIAKGLVPDKGKNGTAKEEKIEAVLPSPFVLSINDVTAEHDGVQGSILIKTSQQLVAGQFASFIELSPTAAYSSQLTEDGLLITSEQFSVDNSYTLTFKKGLRGKVGGVLKENYSTSVAFGSLEPSLSFASSKAVYLGKNGAKNIEVRIANVPKIKVIVSKVYESNLLMAHRYGYYPKEQKGNEDEEDYYYYEEDGDAVLGDVVYESVIDTRSLPKYGSGRLFQFNLTDKLSDVKGIYHVKIRSTEDYWISDSRFVALSDVGLIAKQGVDKMLVFANSIQTAKAMSGVAVSVYGANNQLLGTATTNSDGVAEVPFARQEFSGFKPAMVIAKTGDDFNYLPFHNTAVNTSRFEVGGKRINSTGLDAFVYPERDIYRPGEKMNAAVVLRDRNWKSPGSIPIKMKVLMPNGKELTSLRKNLNAQGAAEVNVPLSASAITGTYVLEVYNGNDVLLASKNLKVETFMPDRIKVNANLDKESAMPGQSIQLNLQASNYFGPPAAGRKYECEIQVKQKHIAPAKYNKFDFDLSNERTIFDKVLREGLTNEQGIANTAFDVPAMYANLGVLEASFFSTVFDETGRPVNRVSRATIYTQSVLFGLGNTGWNYFPLRQNINFPVIAINSKEQVMNATAQIQVIKHEYRTVLSKSGSYFRYESQKESKVIASRTMQVSGEQSVFPFTPTTPGEYEIRIAAPGVSNYVSQRFYSYGAWGNADAAFEVNREGNVDISLDKNSYNNGETVKALFKTPFNGRMLVTVETDKVVSYQYVDVNNRNASLNLKIDDQYLPNAYISATLFKPHTVTDMPLTVAHGYANIKVEDKSKRMTVSIDAKKETRSRTHQKVTVKAAPNSMVTLAAVDNGVLAVSNFKTPDPFAHFFATRALSVNGYDLYPLLFPELRRTISSSGGDADLQLSQRQNPMPDKRVKLVSFWSGIRQTGSNGEATFEFDIPQFSGEVRLMAVACKDNQFGAAESNMKVADPLGGEYGIASLHEPW, from the coding sequence ATGAACAGGTTTTCTGCTGCCAGCCTGCGCTGGATGATGGCGCTGCTTTTTGTATCTGCTGCTATTTGGAGTTGCAACCGAAATGCAGTGAGTTTGAGCTACACCAATGCCCGTGATGAAGTACCACAGTTGGGCAACCTCACTTTTCGGTTTTCGGCGCCATTGGCTACCGATAGTATGCTCAACCAATGGGACAGTACCGAGTATGTCAGTTTTTCTCCCAAAATCAGGGGCCGCTTCCGTTGGGAAAGCCGCGACCAGCTGGTGTTTTCACCCGCAGAACCCTTGCCGCCGGCCAGCAGTTTTACGGCCAGCCTCAATAAGGTATTGCTGAAGCGAACCGATTTTACCAGCATCGAAGAAGACGATGAACTGACCTTTAAAACGGCAGATTTAAAACTGGAAAACACCCATGCATTTTGGACCTTGCCCGATGGTGCTGCCGCTGCTATTCCGCAAATTGATTTGTACTTCAACTACAATGTTGATCCCAAAGCATTGATGGATAAACTGACCGCGGAGTTGGATGGCAATAATGTAGAAGTAGAACTCATAACCGTTAGCAACGAATCGAAAGTGAGTGTGCGGCTACGCAATGTAAAACCGGAAGACAAAGATTTGGCATTGCAACTCAGCATTGCTAAAGGCCTGGTGCCCGATAAAGGCAAAAACGGTACGGCGAAAGAAGAAAAGATAGAAGCGGTGTTGCCATCACCATTTGTGTTGAGTATAAACGATGTAACGGCTGAGCATGATGGTGTGCAGGGAAGCATCTTGATTAAAACCAGTCAGCAGTTGGTGGCGGGCCAGTTTGCTTCGTTCATAGAGCTATCGCCAACTGCTGCTTATAGCTCCCAACTTACCGAAGACGGATTGCTCATTACCAGTGAGCAGTTCAGTGTGGACAATAGCTACACGCTGACTTTTAAGAAAGGCCTGCGAGGAAAAGTAGGTGGGGTGCTGAAAGAAAACTACAGCACCAGCGTGGCGTTTGGTAGCCTCGAACCTTCGCTGAGTTTTGCTAGTAGCAAAGCTGTTTATTTAGGAAAGAATGGCGCAAAGAATATTGAAGTACGCATTGCCAATGTACCTAAGATAAAAGTGATTGTTTCGAAAGTGTACGAAAGCAATTTGCTGATGGCGCATCGCTATGGCTATTATCCCAAAGAGCAAAAAGGAAATGAAGACGAAGAAGATTATTATTACTACGAAGAAGATGGCGATGCAGTACTCGGCGATGTGGTGTATGAGTCTGTCATAGATACAAGGTCGTTGCCGAAGTACGGCAGTGGTCGCTTGTTTCAATTCAACCTCACCGATAAACTGTCTGACGTAAAAGGCATTTACCATGTAAAAATCCGTTCTACCGAAGATTACTGGATAAGTGACAGCCGTTTTGTAGCCCTGAGTGATGTGGGCCTCATAGCCAAGCAGGGCGTTGATAAAATGCTGGTATTTGCCAATAGCATACAAACGGCCAAAGCCATGAGTGGCGTGGCGGTAAGTGTGTACGGCGCCAACAATCAACTGTTGGGTACTGCTACAACCAATAGTGATGGTGTAGCAGAAGTACCCTTCGCCCGGCAAGAATTCAGCGGCTTTAAACCGGCGATGGTCATTGCCAAAACCGGCGACGATTTCAACTACCTGCCCTTTCATAACACGGCCGTGAATACTTCCCGTTTTGAAGTAGGGGGCAAACGCATCAACAGCACCGGCCTCGATGCATTTGTGTATCCTGAAAGAGATATTTATCGCCCCGGCGAAAAAATGAATGCTGCGGTAGTACTGCGAGACCGCAACTGGAAAAGTCCGGGCAGCATTCCCATCAAAATGAAAGTGCTGATGCCGAATGGCAAAGAGCTGACCAGCCTGCGCAAAAACCTGAATGCACAAGGCGCTGCTGAAGTAAATGTGCCACTCAGTGCATCTGCTATTACGGGTACTTATGTATTGGAAGTATACAACGGCAACGATGTGTTGCTGGCCAGCAAAAACCTGAAAGTAGAAACCTTTATGCCTGATAGAATAAAGGTGAACGCCAATCTGGATAAGGAATCAGCGATGCCCGGACAATCTATTCAATTGAACCTGCAGGCCAGCAACTATTTTGGCCCGCCGGCAGCTGGGCGAAAATATGAATGCGAAATACAGGTGAAACAAAAACACATTGCACCTGCCAAATACAACAAGTTCGACTTCGACCTCAGCAATGAACGCACCATTTTTGATAAGGTATTGCGGGAAGGATTAACCAACGAGCAAGGCATTGCCAATACCGCTTTTGATGTGCCCGCTATGTATGCCAACCTTGGTGTGTTGGAAGCCAGTTTTTTCAGTACAGTTTTCGATGAAACCGGGCGGCCGGTAAACCGTGTGTCGAGGGCCACCATTTACACTCAATCGGTGCTGTTTGGTTTGGGCAATACCGGCTGGAATTATTTCCCATTGCGGCAAAACATCAACTTTCCGGTGATAGCCATCAACAGCAAAGAGCAGGTGATGAATGCCACTGCACAAATACAAGTGATTAAGCATGAGTACCGCACCGTGTTGTCGAAGAGCGGCTCCTACTTCCGCTACGAATCGCAAAAGGAAAGCAAAGTGATAGCATCACGCACCATGCAGGTGAGTGGTGAGCAATCGGTATTTCCATTTACACCCACTACCCCCGGCGAATATGAAATACGCATTGCTGCACCGGGCGTAAGCAACTACGTGAGCCAGCGGTTTTACAGCTATGGCGCTTGGGGCAATGCCGATGCTGCGTTTGAAGTAAACCGCGAAGGCAACGTAGATATTTCATTGGATAAAAACAGCTACAACAATGGCGAAACCGTGAAGGCTTTGTTTAAAACACCATTTAACGGCCGCATGTTGGTGACGGTTGAAACAGATAAAGTCGTGAGCTATCAGTATGTTGATGTCAACAATAGAAATGCCAGCCTCAACCTCAAAATTGATGACCAGTATTTGCCGAATGCCTACATCAGTGCGACGTTGTTTAAGCCACATACGGTAACTGATATGCCGTTGACAGTGGCGCATGGTTATGCTAACATCAAAGTGGAAGACAAGAGCAAACGCATGACGGTGAGCATTGATGCAAAAAAGGAAACTCGAAGTAGAACGCATCAAAAAGTAACCGTGAAAGCGGCGCCCAACAGCATGGTCACACTGGCTGCTGTTGACAATGGAGTGCTGGCCGTTTCCAATTTCAAAACACCCGATCCGTTTGCGCATTTTTTTGCCACCCGTGCATTGAGTGTAAATGGTTATGATTTGTATCCGTTGCTGTTTCCTGAGCTGCGCCGCACCATCAGCAGCAGTGGTGGCGATGCTGACTTGCAATTGAGCCAGCGTCAAAACCCCATGCCCGACAAACGGGTGAAGTTGGTGAGCTTTTGGAGTGGCATTCGCCAAACCGGCAGCAATGGTGAAGCCACTTTCGAATTTGATATTCCGCAGTTTAGTGGCGAGGTGCGATTGATGGCAGTGGCTTGCAAAGACAACCAGTTTGGTGCTGCAGAAAGCAATATGAAAGTAGCCGATCCGCTTGGTGGTGAGTACGGCATTGCCTCGCTTCATGAGCCCTGGTGA
- a CDS encoding glycosyl hydrolase gives MRAFGAGKWQTEFMSKIQSQRVRIDGIAVHWYDWGNQTNNAATDSLTAERVFNRFKTYIQNVRTAYPNLPIWITEFNANMNRKSQVVQMYFMKLSTEWLNTLDYVERYSFFFEPDYPSANPDGTMSAIGAYWKSLPTTKAYTGGNHIADATLIK, from the coding sequence ATCAGGGCATTTGGTGCTGGCAAATGGCAAACAGAATTCATGAGCAAAATACAAAGTCAACGTGTTCGTATTGATGGTATTGCTGTGCACTGGTACGATTGGGGCAATCAAACCAACAATGCAGCTACTGATTCATTAACTGCTGAAAGAGTATTCAATCGCTTCAAAACCTACATTCAAAATGTTCGCACAGCTTATCCAAATTTACCCATCTGGATCACTGAATTCAATGCCAATATGAACCGCAAATCGCAAGTCGTGCAGATGTATTTCATGAAGCTTTCTACTGAATGGTTGAATACACTCGATTACGTTGAACGGTATTCATTTTTCTTTGAGCCAGATTATCCTTCAGCAAACCCGGATGGCACCATGTCAGCCATTGGTGCGTATTGGAAAAGCCTGCCAACCACCAAAGCGTATACAGGTGGCAATCATATAGCCGATGCTACGTTGATAAAATAG